From a single Labrus bergylta chromosome 14, fLabBer1.1, whole genome shotgun sequence genomic region:
- the LOC109991042 gene encoding endonuclease domain-containing 1 protein produces the protein MNMLKPLLLALLIMCFLPFMTASVVQDFNHVERCKDSLYMGTPPRGISKSGLRKICQRYADKPRYVTLYDPEDRIPVYSAYTFKKTEGDRRVDYPWMYEPQLAEIDGNGNMMPFPTGYLHMKFEDSQAVLDDYSDVVLYERGHLNPDQHQSTPHDRAATYTLTNVVPEIREFNIGPWREYEERIRVRLNNFCRGTAFIVTGVTTKGNMIRRHNQMRVGIPEDVWSAYCCTDYDRNSPHDVRILFPSHAAVAKNAKEGNSVTEMPVQELEALLKFSMNYGENLQIFYDNCISPSPLPSYLQHTI, from the exons ATGAACATGCTGAAACCTTTACTTCTGGCTCTTTTAATAATGTGCTTTTTGCCTTTCATGACAGCTTCAGTTGTTCAAGACTTTAATCACGTAGAGAGATGCAAGGACTCCCTCTACATGGGGACGCCACCGAGGGGGATCAGCAAAAGTGGACTGAGGAAGATCTGCCAGCGTTACGCGGACAAGCCTCGGTATGTGACCCTGTACGACCCCGAGGACAGGATTCCAGTTTATTCAGCGTAcacctttaagaaaacagaGGGGGACAGACGTGTAGACTACCCTTGGATGtatgagccacag CTGGCAGAAATTGATGGAAATGGAAACATGATGCCCTTCCCCACTGGCTACCTGCACATGAAGTTTGAGGACAGCCAGGCAGTCCTGGATGACTATTCAGATGTGGTTCTGTACGAGAGAGGCCACCTGAACCCAGACCAGCACCAGTCCACCCCACACGACCGCGCTGCCACCTACACTTTGACCAACGTGGTCCCAGAGATAAGAGAGTTCAACATCGGGCCTTGGCGCGAGTACGAGGAGCGGATCAGGGTTCGCCTCAACAACTTCTGCAGGGGCACAGCCTTCATCGTCACCGGCGTGACCACCAAAGGCAACATGATCCGCCGACACAACCAGATGCGCGTGGGCATCCCAGAAGACGTGTGGTCCGCCTACTGTTGCACTGACTACGACCGCAACTCGCCCCACGATGTTCGCATCCTCTTCCCGTCCCATGCAGCCGTGGCCAAAAACGCCAAAGAGGGAAACAGCGTCACTGAGATGCCTGTCCAGGAACTTGAGGCCCTCCTGAAATTCAGCATGAACTACGGCGAGAACCTTCAGATCTTCTACGACAATTGTATCTCTCCCTCACCCCTTCCATCTTACCTCCAACATACCATCTGA